The following are encoded in a window of uncultured Sphaerochaeta sp. genomic DNA:
- the ruvC gene encoding crossover junction endodeoxyribonuclease RuvC, with protein MRILGIDPGYAQTGWGVVESDGQHNRPVSFGVIKTSTSQPDSQRIHFIAKSVGQLAEDHHVDVCAMEDIFFTKNVSSAIPVAKVIGACIHQMGLQELPVKLYSPPTIKSVVTGFGGAEKHQVQEMVRILLGFETIPRPDHAADALAVAICFAVYDFSRIRMKLP; from the coding sequence ATGCGAATCCTAGGAATTGATCCAGGATATGCACAGACAGGCTGGGGTGTTGTCGAATCTGATGGGCAGCATAACCGGCCTGTTTCTTTTGGTGTCATCAAAACCAGTACTTCACAACCAGACAGTCAAAGGATACACTTTATAGCGAAATCGGTTGGACAGTTGGCTGAAGACCACCATGTGGATGTTTGTGCCATGGAGGACATCTTTTTTACCAAGAATGTCAGTTCTGCCATCCCGGTTGCGAAGGTGATCGGTGCATGTATACACCAGATGGGATTGCAAGAGCTCCCAGTCAAGTTGTACAGCCCTCCCACCATCAAGAGTGTTGTGACGGGTTTTGGTGGTGCAGAGAAGCATCAGGTGCAGGAGATGGTTCGTATCTTGCTGGGTTTTGAAACCATTCCCCGTCCTGATCACGCCGCGGATGCCTTAGCTGTTGCAATCTGCTTTGCTGTCTATGATTTTTCAAGAATAAGGATGAAATTGCCATGA
- the ruvB gene encoding Holliday junction branch migration DNA helicase RuvB, whose product METNQPDLHELIQNSVTSSSFQEEGDRQENILRPKLLKDFQGQQRLKDNLAVFVQAARERKESLDHTFLIGPPGLGKTTLASIIANEMEAEIRMTSAPALEKPKDLAGILTNVTEGSIFFIDEIHRLKPALEEMLYIAMEDFEIDWVIGQGPAARTMRIPLPKFTLVGATTKAGSVSSPLSSRFGITCHIEFYNEKELANIIRRSAQIMDVHIEEEAIILLARCSRGTPRIANRLLRRLRDFAAVMGDGIVTTAVVDHGMERLGIDTNGLEMQDRNILRTIIEFYDGGPVGAETLSISVGEAIESLEDFYEPYLIQKGYLKRTPRGRMTTKLAYELLGIPCKRNMDDNQGILF is encoded by the coding sequence ATGGAAACCAATCAACCGGATTTACACGAACTGATACAAAACTCCGTGACCTCTTCTTCCTTTCAGGAAGAGGGGGACAGACAGGAAAATATACTTCGACCGAAGTTGTTGAAGGATTTTCAGGGACAACAACGACTCAAGGATAATCTTGCAGTCTTTGTGCAAGCTGCACGGGAGAGAAAAGAGTCCTTGGATCATACCTTCCTTATCGGCCCCCCTGGACTTGGGAAGACCACCTTGGCAAGTATTATCGCCAACGAGATGGAAGCAGAGATCCGAATGACCAGCGCACCTGCATTGGAGAAACCCAAGGACCTTGCAGGGATTCTGACCAATGTCACCGAGGGATCAATTTTCTTTATCGATGAAATTCATAGGCTCAAACCTGCTCTAGAAGAGATGCTGTATATTGCCATGGAAGATTTTGAGATCGATTGGGTCATCGGCCAAGGACCTGCAGCCCGTACGATGAGAATTCCCCTTCCAAAATTCACCTTGGTAGGTGCTACCACCAAGGCAGGTTCTGTGTCCAGTCCTCTCTCCTCACGATTCGGCATTACCTGTCATATAGAGTTCTACAATGAGAAGGAACTTGCAAATATCATCAGGCGGTCTGCCCAGATTATGGATGTGCATATAGAGGAAGAGGCAATCATTCTCCTGGCACGCTGCAGTAGGGGAACGCCCCGGATAGCCAATCGTCTCTTGAGAAGATTGAGGGATTTTGCTGCAGTTATGGGTGATGGTATTGTCACAACTGCCGTGGTAGACCATGGTATGGAACGACTCGGGATTGATACCAACGGACTTGAGATGCAGGACCGCAACATACTACGGACCATCATCGAATTCTATGATGGGGGGCCTGTAGGGGCCGAAACCTTAAGTATCAGTGTAGGAGAGGCAATAGAATCCCTTGAGGATTTCTATGAACCATACCTGATCCAGAAAGGATACCTGAAACGAACACCTCGTGGCCGTATGACCACTAAACTTGCCTATGAATTGCTGGGAATACCCTGCAAAAGGAATATGGATGACAATCAAGGAATTCTCTTTTGA
- the ruvA gene encoding Holliday junction branch migration protein RuvA, with the protein MINALIGDIVSIEEGTLFLRCGHIEYTLSVSSQTASTLSNLSLEARRGVRIMTVLVHREDSMSLFGFSDADEREAFLQLQTVSGIGSKQALKILSGINVRNLAEALDSGNLKLLSSIPGIGPKTGQKMILALRNVLVLDEDKGRSQGGTRKQAHHPYSDIINALVDMGYDRRLVEETVDKVTENQASELEKMSHHDAEEHLFRLSIKLLG; encoded by the coding sequence ATGATCAACGCACTGATTGGAGACATCGTATCCATAGAAGAAGGAACCCTTTTTTTACGATGCGGCCATATCGAGTATACGCTTTCGGTCTCCAGCCAGACTGCCAGCACACTCAGCAATCTCTCGCTTGAAGCCCGTAGGGGGGTGAGGATCATGACTGTGCTGGTTCATAGAGAGGACAGCATGTCACTCTTCGGTTTTTCTGATGCGGATGAGCGTGAAGCTTTTCTTCAGTTACAGACAGTATCGGGAATCGGGTCTAAGCAGGCACTTAAGATCCTCAGTGGTATCAACGTTCGAAACCTAGCAGAGGCATTGGATAGTGGAAACCTGAAGTTGCTTTCATCCATTCCTGGAATTGGGCCGAAAACCGGACAGAAGATGATCCTTGCCCTGAGAAATGTACTGGTCTTGGATGAGGATAAAGGAAGAAGCCAGGGTGGAACAAGAAAACAAGCTCATCACCCATACAGTGACATTATCAATGCACTTGTAGATATGGGGTATGATCGTCGTCTTGTCGAGGAAACCGTGGACAAGGTCACTGAGAACCAGGCTTCTGAGCTCGAGAAGATGAGTCACCATGATGCTGAGGAACATTTGTTCCGTTTAAGCATCAAGCTGCTCGGATGA
- a CDS encoding YebC/PmpR family DNA-binding transcriptional regulator translates to MSGHSKWATIKHKKGAADAKRGQKFTKLIKEISVAAKMGGADPDSNARLRTAILKARAENMPKDNIDRAIKKGSGELENSTYYELTYEGYAVGGVALIIDTLTDNKNRTASDVRSTLTKNGGTLGNSGCVSYMFQTKGIITYDSSKYTEEQIFEVALENGADDVTTSDEVIEVITTPSDFANVLEAMQAAGFEQESAEVEKVADQTVTLDTEKARKVLKIIDKLEELDDVQQVSSNLELPDDFEDSDEE, encoded by the coding sequence ATGTCCGGCCATAGTAAATGGGCTACCATTAAACACAAGAAGGGTGCTGCTGACGCTAAACGCGGCCAGAAGTTCACGAAGCTGATCAAAGAAATTTCCGTTGCTGCCAAGATGGGTGGCGCTGACCCCGACTCCAATGCACGGCTTCGTACTGCTATTCTCAAGGCTCGTGCAGAGAATATGCCCAAGGACAATATTGACAGGGCAATCAAGAAAGGTTCTGGTGAGTTGGAAAACTCCACATACTATGAACTGACGTATGAAGGATATGCAGTTGGTGGTGTAGCTCTTATTATCGACACCCTTACCGACAATAAGAATCGCACTGCAAGTGACGTTCGTTCCACGCTTACAAAGAACGGAGGAACACTGGGCAATAGCGGTTGTGTATCGTACATGTTCCAGACAAAGGGAATCATAACCTACGATTCATCCAAGTACACTGAAGAACAGATTTTCGAAGTGGCATTGGAAAATGGTGCTGATGATGTAACGACTTCTGATGAAGTAATTGAAGTAATTACTACTCCAAGTGACTTTGCAAATGTTCTGGAAGCCATGCAGGCAGCTGGATTTGAGCAGGAAAGCGCCGAGGTAGAGAAAGTGGCAGACCAGACCGTCACACTTGACACCGAGAAAGCCCGCAAAGTACTCAAGATCATCGATAAGCTTGAAGAGTTGGATGATGTCCAGCAAGTCTCTTCCAACCTGGAATTGCCCGATGATTTTGAGGATAGTGACGAAGAATAA